ATAGCATCGAGTAGATCGGTCCGTCGTGTGCTAGAAAGCTCTCTATATGCTGGTACAGATAATTCGTCGAGCATTTGTAGATACAACCCTCGTCCGAGCCGACGAAATAGATGGTGCTCAAAGTGGGATGTCTACGGAGCACCAACGTACCAGGACTTCGGTTGATCGACGTGTCGTAAACGTTACAATGGGAAGTTCTACTAACTCCCGGTAACACACCCTCTATTCTGAATACCTTCATCATCGTCGTCGACATAAAGTCCTCGACGTATCGATAGCAGAATATGTGACCGTCCTGGTCGCAGGTGTAAATCTGTTCCTGGTAGGCGAACTGCTCGTCACCCGCCCACCATTGAACCTGCCACTGTGGCGAGCTGGAGGGAGACGTGGTCCTCTCGCTCTGTCGTATCACGTTGACGTAATTAATGCTCACGTCGATCACCTTGATCTGACCATCGTAGAAGCCAATAGCGAGCAAATTTGGTCGATCGCGGCTCCAATCAAGGTCCGACACCGGAACATCGAAAGGGTACGCACGACCCGGTACATCAGGATTCTTTGCGTTCCATATCAACACCAGTCCGTCTTTCGTTTCTGAATTCGCCCGTGCCCCGTATCCCACAGCCAGAATATTCTTATTGACGTAACTCCAACGAAAGGAGGACACTGGTCTGCCGCTACACGTTTCGAAGTTATAGGTCCAGAGTAGATCCAGACTGTACGTGAACTCTAAATCGAGGCTGCAGGGGTCCTGCTTGATCAGGCCGATGAAACGTTTTTGCGCGTGaatgaaaatattgttcgatattATACGCTCCATTATGTGCACGGCGTTCAGGAAATTGATATGATTGAATATGTACGCTAGCTCTTCTTCGGGAGTTACCGGTTTCTTCTGCGTATCCACCTGTGGCAGTTTGGATTTTACCTCCTACgagttaaaaattatattagtaTGAAACCACGTGTTTGTAAAAGGATAGAAAGAATTGTAATGGTATAACAGTGCAAACCTCTGCCTGCCACATTTGCTCCATAGATTCCTTCGTGTGTACAATAAGCAGACCATCTCTTTCGGTCATCATTTCAGGTGCAGCAAAAGTGTCGTGGAAGACCCAATTATTCATAAGCATACCCCGATTTCTACGCATTCTTCTGCCGAGATACGTGCCCCGCGATTTTGTGAGAACTTGTATGCACTGGGTTTCGGCATCTACTAATTTTCTGTTCGATCCGGGCCCAACCGTTTTGTATTCATAATTCTCGTTTTCTTCCTTAATCGCCATACCCTCTGGCGTTCGTAAGTCGCCCGTGCGCGGCTGCATCTCGAAAATGAAAAACGTCTCTGTCTCCTTCAGAATCAACGTCACAGTTTCCGGCCGAGTAAGAAAAATGTTTGGATCGATGCTGAATGGATAGGATAACACAAAAATAGGATAATAGGATAATAcccctgggggaaattttaatgggagattctaggggccaaaatacgacgaaaatcaagaataccaattcgttgattgaagcttcgttaaaaagttattagcgtttaaagttccactggTAGAACGGTAATCtgggaacagctgcgtgcgcacgacagtggttctcactcataaAATTGTAAGGTTGTCGATAcgtcagaactttaaacgttaataactttttaacgaagcctcgatcaacaaattgacattcttgattttcgtgttattttgacctctagaatctcccattaaaatttttcccaggtctggccgaacaccctgtatacgaattaataacatttatttattttgtattattaattatttcgatatTGTGGTCTCGTTGTTACGCTCAAGGTAGCATAAATTAGCCTATCAAGGTTACTTCCCCCACTTTCACATCTCTTTGTCAGATACATATCACAGCTGATGGATAATTATTTAGATTTTCAAATTACCTGGGCAAATAAAATTGGGGAGGAGCTTTGTCTACGTCCTCATCAGGTAAATCTTCCGCTTGAGTGGCCCAGAAGCTTTCAAATTGCGAGTCATCCGCTATTATCATGCTAAGAGGCATCGATGACGTTCTGATGACCATGGATGAGCTTCTTTTCAGACTGCCCAAAGCGGACATGGAAGACATTATTTGCCCGATGCTGCCTGTTTGAGACAAACCAATCGCCTCAAATGCAGTCATCTGATGTTCGTCGATCGAACTGAACGTAGGGTGGGTCAGTAATTTTGGCGTGACGTCAATGTCATTGTCCGTCACGCGAATTTCTTGGCGTTGCTGCAGAAGAATTGAGGTTACGTTTTTGCCGGCAGTCTTGCGCGATCGTCCTATCGAGCTGAGTTTTAATTTCGAAGAGCTAGGACTCTCGAACTTATTCGAGGGAGTCAATTGAAGGATCCCTAGTTCGTCCGCTTTCATGCTGAAAAGAAATTGTTACACGTTTGTGTACTTTTCTTTATAAAATAGATTGAGGTTTAAGATACATAGATCGTGTTATTAATACCTGGAATTAAGTGCTTCTGACGATAAAAATACTACCGACGTATCGCAATATATACAAATACTACTCGAATCGATATAAATGATACTGCATGTAACGTGTACGATACGCAGTTTCAAAGATTTCAGCCCGTATCGAAAACGAACGTATTAAATAGTACTGTTGTCTTTAACTCCATGGTGACGTAGCAATCAATTTTAGTATAACCGCAATTTCGTCGACATCTCGCAGTTCTTTCAATGTAGATATacaatgaaatttattatttatgcttCAACACGGATATAATCGAATGATTACTATGGACAGAGTGAATCGAAATTATGTTATGTACTCGACTAATTTTACAGAATTCAAATGCATACAAAATGCATTGCACTGCACCGATAGTGTACTCTGTCGAAACGACGGAGAAGTTGCTCGAATCGTGTCCCACGGCCAGTCGATAAAAGACAAAACCGTCTACAGCTACGGTACAGCGTTAATCAAGTGATGGTTTTAAGTAATTGTGTTAAAATCGCGACTCGGCAACTGTAACGGTAGTCGAGGACACGtctgataaaaaaataaaacgtgcAAGCATGTAAAGTTCGTACAAACGATTATTAACGATAACATTACGGTAGATAAGCTCTGACACATCGTCGTAAAATCTCTTACGTGTTATTCCGAACATCCGTTTCGCAAAAAATCATGAAAATCGTTTGACGACACTTACGCAATTGGGATAGTGGTGTGCGTGATACGTCCGATCACTTTTGAAACGACTATTGAGtttgtggaagaattgcatcGATAAGGGGGGCCCCGCAGTCAAAAGACTAAAGTAAGTGACACGAATTATGTCAGCAATGGCAGACACTGCTCGATTCGTATTTTGATGGGGGCTCGCGATCTTTGCCTGCCGAACATTACTCGATGAACTTCGATCATTGTTCAATTTTTGGCTAATATTTTGATAAAGTGGCTGCCCCGTATGTGACAGATCGTCAGTTGCATCGATACCTTCGAAGAAAATGTACGAAACATATCGATATTACTTTTACTTTTACTACCTACCTAGCTGTTACTTCTACGCTTTTTGTCGCGAACATATGACTTCCGATATTGCTTGTAGACACATGATGCGTCAGAAAATGGAAATGAATTCGAACTGTACGATATTGAATGATCGTAAAtacaaattgtatattttttcttTGATTATATACAATCTTAACCTTCAGCGGGATTTGACATTTACGTTTACGACTGCCGTTCGCACAGATTGTCATATTGTTTTCCTAATATTGTTTTTTCAATCGCGATAATGTCGTCACTGTCAAGCGATAAAAAACCAATTTATCGTACAAACTTTTTCCCCGTTATCATTACTctatacaataataaaaattaagtaaTACTTTTACTTTTATATTCAGAAAtttctgtattttttttttttatgattaATATATTGTACGTTCTTTAAATAGTGCCTTTACGTACAGAAATttctttatttcattttataatttatatcgcATATGTTTTCATCGGAGAATCACAATATTTGATCTATTTTACCAAAAAGTTTTTCATCATGAGCACTATGAAGGAAGAGGCAGGTCCTTCAAAGCCATTGGATTCTGcaacagaggataacgaaaaggATAATCGAATATTTGAGTGCAACATTTGTCTTGATACTGCAAAAGATGCAGTCATCAGCATGTGTGGACACTTATACTGGTAAGACACTATTTGGTATAAGTTATGAGTTTGtatcattattaaaattaatataattttaatcatAAATTATACATGCAGTTGGCCTTGCTTGTACCAGTGGTTACAGACCCGTCCAGTAAAACAAAAATGTCCTGTATGTAAAGCTGCAATCAGTAAAAATAAGGTCATTCCCTTGTATGGACGTGGAGCTACAAAGCATGAAGATCCAAGGTACATTTTGttacataaaaatattacatttcagtaaaattgcggcGATGCTCGAGTTACGCGGTTTTGCagctattttatttaaaaagaaaatacataTGTAATTATAGATgaatgtttttaaataaaaaagataATAGGTATTTCACGATAGTTCGTATACATTTCAGAATATTTCAGAGACTGATTCCGAGTCCCGATTTACACGGAATCAATTAACCGCGTAACTCGAGGGATACCTGTATAACAATACACGAAAGATTATATTATATGTTATTTTAGGAATAATGTACCACCACGTCCTGCTGGGCAGAGGACAGAATCTGAAAACAATATTGGATTCTTTAATTTAGGGTTTGGAGATGGTTCTTATATGTCATTTGGTATTGGAACGTTtccatttgcatttttcacatcaaCTTTTAATTTTGGGGAAACACGACCTGGTGCAGGTAAAATACCTTACATGAccagatatttatttaaaattgcttgAGAACTGCTAGAATTTAATTATTCTTCTTCATATAGCTCCTAGGGGAACACCTCAATACGTGGAAGAGCAATTCCTTTCAAAGGTGTTTCTGTTGGTGGCAATCATATTCATGTGTTGGCTTCTGATGGCATAATATTTTTGTTCGACCATTCTTCTTGCTCCATATTTTGTAATCCTATCTATTTGTTAGATCAACTcattacatttttattaatacatCAATCTTTCCCCGTTTGTGCAATCGTTGTTACTCGCTGTAGTAACTACACCTGCTTGAATAAACAAACGGGATTTAATTGTTGTAGTTCTAACATCTTTACATGTacatacattttatttttaatcttttGTGATCATAAGAAGaaaagaataaattttatatcTAAACACAACACCATTAATGTCCTTATTGGCAATGTAAAACAGATGTAGGTTGTCTCCTTATTATTATACTTTTACTAAACATACGTATTCAAGCAGGTCGTTTTTATGATTTTTGAAAATCTGAAACCTACTcttatatttatgtatatacatatatgtataaatatatcatGGATAGATATGTAAGATATTACCTATGCAACAAAGAACATACATAACAGGTATTTTGCAAAAACCTAACAAACAtagttttattatattaatatggaCCTATGCAGGTTTAACAAACTGCTAATATAAACAGTGTATATAATCTGCATATATAAGTCAAATTGATACTAGATGCAAATGAAAGAAGGTTAATAACATAAAcatagtttttaattttttttgtttttatttacatTATGGTTCTGAAGATGAAAAAAAGgtaattacaaaataataaattatgttaTATAACGGAAAAAGGTAAACTACaataatttacattttaatCCGATATTAAATAAGTTATTAAAATGGAGGTAAATTGACATTCCACGTATAGTTCTTACAAGTATATGAAAGTTATTAAATCTTGTAAAGAGATATATTTCGTATTAAAACTATATTGCTAATGTTATTTAATAAATACGATTTGTAATTCCTTTGAAAGTCAGACATTGTAAATTGCCTTACaagtttatttaatatataattgttagaataaacttcaaataaaattatgaatATTGTTTATTTCATACAATTTTTTATCCCTCTGTATCTATACTCGTAAAAACCTGTTTAATCTTAcagagaaaaataatattagtgtcaaagaaataaaattgtgCGAATCTTAaatcaaattatttattaaagatCATAAGCACATATATTAAATAACACAATTTGATCGAAGTATTCTGTAACAATATTTAAACATAGacaaatatattacagaaatttAAATCATAGGTGTTTCAAAAATCTATTCTTAATCCTTAGTATTCTTATTACATAATCTTCTccgtttttctcttttttttgtaatgtttacaaaaataaatgtttgttacaataaaaaagaataatacTGTGCAGATCACAAACAAGATGCATAAGTAAATGGTACTTCTCTACATAAGTTTCAATTGTATTAGAATCTACTGtaagagaaaattattttacttttatttacagTAAGCTAAATGTTACACCACATCAATGATTATatctaaattttttattaaaatgttggAACATTTAAAATCAGTGAAACATAATAACTAATATTTTAAAGCGAAATAGCACTTGCTTAATTTGTTAATACATGAAATTTACTTTGTAGCTAAATCTGATCAAAATCTAAACTTGGTACTTTAAACTTTTTACTTTGATCTATTCTACTATTTCCATTAtattatttactaaaatttgAAATTGCTGTAACTCAGAAATACACTATTTATTCAactaatattaattaatatattaggataaaatgtaatttcaaaaataaaatctGGACATTCAAAAGCATAGACAGCTCAAAATGTATATAAACCTTTAAAATTTGGAGACAGTTGATTTACCAATTTCAGTTTCATTAACAAAACAGAATAAATCAGTTTATAATGGAGACATAATTAACAACATACCTCATTCTTTAATAAACATTGTAAAGTGATTTCccaaaattacaaatatttatttgctcTGACACTGAATGTATCTATGatagattttattttttacatctCATCCTTTATTGCCTTTTTTGTAAAACCCTtagatattaataaattattgcatTCCTCTCTAGTTAATTTTGATAAGGGTAATCTTTCCACTTCCTGAAAAATATGAGATTATTTTGTAATATGTAATGCATTTTGAACAATTATACTATACCTCATTATTTTTATCAAAGAGAACAAGTTCTGGCTCTGCTCCTCGAATAtgtttaaattcaactttattgCTATAAAATACTGTAAGGATTTATGTCAATAAAATTTCATATTATAGTATATTCAATTTTAGTCATTTGAGTAACATGTGTTTCTTATGGGACTCTCATTCATGCAACTAATGGGTGATAAAAAAACATGTATTTTGTTACTATGGAACATCTTATTATAGTCTGCATATATGGATTTTCAGGTATAATTACAGAATGAAGGTTTCAAAAATCAAGTACACGTAGACTGTATGATTATGAATCTTATGTAAGAATAATTGACTTGTCCTGTATGGCAAGCAAACAAATcttataaatttgaaataaaagaGTAAATATTCCACCAACAATATGTATTTGCTAaacaattatatgaattatgagaatatatgatatttaaataatttctaattAAGGATACTAATTAGGCAAGTCCTCGAAGATGAAGTTTTTTACGTCTGGAAGCCAATTCAGTCTGCATCCACTGCAGCtctggaaatattttttaatactttgAACTACTGTAATTTAACATAAAAGTATGACGTATCAACGTATTAAAGTTTActctaataaaaatatataaattaggtACCTCGACTATTGCAGATGTATAATAATTACTCGTCGAGTTGACGTTTGAAATAGCAAAAATAAGCACAAGAAAATAGATGCAACCGACTGAAGGAGCCATGTTTACTTCACTAAAACGGAAGTCGCACATGTATCATCGTTTTTTCGATaatgttgtttttttttgtgaaaaattattAGGAATTTTTAATACTTCCAATATAGGTACATTAAAAGTATGGTTGCCTTAAAGGAATATATAAAAGGAtattttccataaatatttatttcttattaaaattattttatcgatattacaaccattttataaattatgtttATAAAATGTGCCGTTCAAGCACTTTTCAATATTTGCAATCTAACTTATAGGTTTGAATTTTCAATTGTTTGAAACGTACTATGCgtacttatttaaatttataccgAAATTTATAGTAGTTAATCGACTCAGACTTAAACACCATGCGCAGTGATCAGGTATCCCATGTCTGAAAATGGCGCTTTCTTGTGCGAGTAAGTTTTTCGTTTTTATATCAGTGGTTCTTAATTAAAAGTATAAATATTTGTACGAAATCTCTATCAGTAATCTCAGATAATAAGATTCAATTTAAACTATTAGTTTTCGTGATTAAAGTTACGATTCATACCGGCACTTACTAAACATAACCCAACATGTTTCGCATTGCCGCCAATCTCttagacaaataaatatatattttcagtTTCTAATGAAGTTCCGGAACACCCAGTCGTATCTCCTGTATCAGGCTCTATATTTGAAAGACGTTTAATTGAAAAGTATGTAACAGAAAATGGGGTGGATCCTATTACTGGAAAGGAGTTGACTATTGATCAACTTATTGACATTAAAAGTACGTTATTCTATGTTCTTTTTTAGTTCAGCATTATTCAACTTTGTATAACATTTGTTTTCATTTCTTTACAGCCACTCCAATAGTTAAGCCTAAACCACCAAGTGCCACATCCATTCCAGCTATTTTAAAGATTCTACAAGACGAATGGGATGCTGTAATGTTACACTCATTTACCCTTAGACAACAACTTCAGACAGCCCGTCAAGAATTATCTCATGCTTTG
This genomic window from Colletes latitarsis isolate SP2378_abdomen chromosome 8, iyColLati1, whole genome shotgun sequence contains:
- the LOC143344974 gene encoding dynein axonemal intermediate chain 4; translation: MKADELGILQLTPSNKFESPSSSKLKLSSIGRSRKTAGKNVTSILLQQRQEIRVTDNDIDVTPKLLTHPTFSSIDEHQMTAFEAIGLSQTGSIGQIMSSMSALGSLKRSSSMVIRTSSMPLSMIIADDSQFESFWATQAEDLPDEDVDKAPPQFYLPRCSRARATYERQRCIQVLTKSRGTYLGRRMRRNRGMLMNNWVFHDTFAAPEMMTERDGLLIVHTKESMEQMWQAEEVKSKLPQVDTQKKPVTPEEELAYIFNHINFLNAVHIMERIISNNIFIHAQKRFIGLIKQDPCSLDLEFTYSLDLLWTYNFETCSGRPVSSFRWSYVNKNILAVGYGARANSETKDGLVLIWNAKNPDVPGRAYPFDVPVSDLDWSRDRPNLLAIGFYDGQIKVIDVSINYVNVIRQSERTTSPSSSPQWQVQWWAGDEQFAYQEQIYTCDQDGHIFCYRYVEDFMSTTMMKVFRIEGVLPGVSRTSHCNVYDTSINRSPGTLVLRRHPTLSTIYFVGSDEGCIYKCSTNYLYQHIESFLAHDGPIYSMLFSPFCPKIFLTCGADWCTRIWAEGLTEPLITLSTTMACVRYAVWSPTHSTIIANIVNNEICIWDIKRKTYIPSSVTTSPTNARLVTLDFTSDGNQVVTGNIEGDVYVHNLEGMPFPPYNQKQVLIESIVKALVTKPAILKNLRKLGPPFSQ
- the LOC143345083 gene encoding E3 ubiquitin-protein ligase RNF185, which translates into the protein MSTMKEEAGPSKPLDSATEDNEKDNRIFECNICLDTAKDAVISMCGHLYCWPCLYQWLQTRPVKQKCPVCKAAISKNKVIPLYGRGATKHEDPRNNVPPRPAGQRTESENNIGFFNLGFGDGSYMSFGIGTFPFAFFTSTFNFGETRPGAAPRGTPQYVEEQFLSKVFLLVAIIFMCWLLMA
- the LOC143345084 gene encoding selenoprotein M-like isoform X1 — its product is MRNMLGYVYEVNMAPSVGCIYFLVLIFAISNVNSTSNYYTSAIVESCSGCRLNWLPDVKNFIFEDLPNYNKVEFKHIRGAEPELVLFDKNNEEVERLPLSKLTREECNNLLISKGFTKKAIKDEM
- the LOC143345084 gene encoding selenoprotein M-like isoform X2; its protein translation is MFSKCREVNMAPSVGCIYFLVLIFAISNVNSTSNYYTSAIVESCSGCRLNWLPDVKNFIFEDLPNYNKVEFKHIRGAEPELVLFDKNNEEVERLPLSKLTREECNNLLISKGFTKKAIKDEM
- the LOC143345084 gene encoding selenoprotein M-like isoform X3 — protein: MAPSVGCIYFLVLIFAISNVNSTSNYYTSAIVESCSGCRLNWLPDVKNFIFEDLPNYNKVEFKHIRGAEPELVLFDKNNEEVERLPLSKLTREECNNLLISKGFTKKAIKDEM